The nucleotide sequence ACGGGAAGAGGTGTTTACGATTTGAACACGTTCACTACAGACGAAGCTATCATGCCAACTCGTGGAGGCGACTGGTACGATGGAGGTTTCTGGCAGGGACTTTATCTGCATAAATGGGGTGTAAACAATGACGCCATTCAGGCTACCTGGGAATATCTTTATAAGGTAATCGTGCTCAGCAATAAATCGATAGAGAAAATAAATGAGTTTAAGGCTTCGCACAATGATACGGAACTGCCCTCCTACCTTGCCGAAGTACGAGCCATGCGTGCCATGTATTACTATTACCTCATCGATTTGTTTGGTCGTGTACCGCTGGTTGTCTCTTCCTCGACTCCCATAAATGAGGTCACGCAAAACAGTCGCAATGAAGTGTTTGAGTTTATTGTAAAAGAATTGCAGGAAGCAGCTCCCCTGCTGAGTGAAACCCACAGTAACAAGCCGGGTATTTATTATGCCCGCATTACGCGTCCGGTTGTTTATTTTCTGTTGGCAAAGCTGGCGCTGAATGCAGAAGTGTATACAGATAACAACTGGATAGATGACGTACGTCCCGACGGTAAGAATATCTATCTTAATGTAGGAGGAAAGCAACTCAATGCATGGAAGAGTGTCGAAGCATATTGCGACTCGCTTACTGCGTTCGGTTACAGGTTGGAGAACGAATACGATGCAAACTTTGCCGTTTTCAATGAGTCGTCCGTAGAGAATATCTTTACGATTCCGATGAATAAAAACCTTTATACCAATCAAATGCAATACCCGTTCCGTTCCCGGCACTACAACCATGCCAAAGCCTATGGGTTTACCAGCGAAAATGGATCGAGTGCAACGATTGAAGTGCTTCGTACGTTCGGATACGATACCGGGGAAGTTGATCCCCGTTTCGACAAATGTTATTTTGCAGGCATTGTTTACGACCTGAAAGGAAATGTAGTGACACTGGACAATGGGACGGTTCTGGAATATATGCCCTGGAATGTAGCAGTCGACATATCCAATACTCCTTACGAGAAAACGGCCGGTGCCCGTATGAAGAAATACGAGGTGGATGAAACCGCGACCAAAGACGGCAAGTTGATGGAAAACGATATTGTACTGTTCCGCTACGCAGATGTGCTGTTAATGAAAAGCGAAGCAAAAGTACGCAACGGAGAGGACGGGGATGAAGAACTGAATAGGGTACGTTCCCGTGTGGGTGCCCCCTTAAGGAAAGCAACGCTTTCGACTATTCTTGCAGAGAGACAATTGGAATTTGCATGGGAAGGATGGAGACGGCAGGATCTGATCCGGTTCGGACTGTTTACCCGGGCATATAGTAACCGGCCTCAGCTTCCAGATGAAGAAAACGGATATACGACCGTTTTCCCCATTCCCGAAAGAGTAAGGTTAATGAACCCGAATCTGATTCAGAATCCGGGATATTAAAATTTAGTATAGTCTGTTATATTCTTTACCTCTATAATTTTCTTCTGCTTCACATCGGAAGTGAACAAAGCTTTTAGTTCATTCCATGTGATATGATCGGCAGGTGCAAATGTTGTAGAATTCATATAACGGATCAGCGCATTTTGGAACTGAACACCTTCGGGTGTGTTTTGAATGTTTGCCAGGTTACTCATACATACCAGAAGCTTTCCTTTGTTCACAGTGAACTCAAACAATAAACCTAGTTTATAGTTGCGTTCCACATTATCGACCACCTGGATGAGCGGTTTATAATCGGCAGGAGTATTGTTCAATATCATCGGACGCGAATTGTGTATAATACTCCACCACTGCCAGTCACTATGGTCTTCTGTAGGGAAATTACTGAACAATGGATGCTCTGGATTAGCAAGGATAGAAAGTGTTCCCGGAGAAACCTCCTTGCCTGCTGATTCCGAAATACCTTTAAACATGGCGTAGTTCCAATAATCGGGTGTAAAAAGGGCTCCTACACTTTGGGGTTCGATCTCTTTATGATTGGGAATCAACAACACTTTTGCGCCTTGTTCCAACAGTTTCATTGTGGTTGCATCCAGCGTATTGGCAATATGAATTCCTTTTGTTGATTCATTCTCATCCGGATAAACCCACAGGTTATACTGATTACGATACCCGCCTGTTTCTAATGTCAATACCAGTTGTGTAGCCTTTTTGATAGCTTGAAGCGGCAATTCTATCTTCCCGACAGTAGTCACATTTCCTTGAACAACATTAGAAGAAAGTACGCCATTACGCGCCCAGTCTACATCTTTTGCAGTCAGGCTCCAACGGACTTCGTTCTTCCAGTCGGCCTCCGTATAGTTTGATAGAGCCACATCAACAGTTAGTGTCTGGTTATTTCGCCAACAGTAATCCGGCATAACAGCCAACGGAACAACCGGAGCACAAAATCCCCTGAATACTTCGGGCTTCACAATTCCTTTACTGTCCATAAAAGCATCCAGAATACCCACAAGCGCAGAACCCTGCCCAGGGAAGTCCTGCAAGTCGAGAATATGGAATCCCCCAAATCCCGGCGTACGAAAACCGTATTCCATGTCGGCCTTGTAACACTCTACAGCAAAACGCCCCGTCGCATCATGAAATGCCAAAGCCTGTTTAGTAAGATTATTCTCTTTCAGGCGGTCGCGGAATATCTCCAGGTTATACGGATAGAGTACGCCTGTATACTTCTTGATCTCACTGTAATCGGGATAGATTTGAAACTGACAACTTTCGTGACTAATCACAGGCACTTTACTTCGGGAAATGGCTCCCGAATAAGTACCAGCAGTGGATGGACGTGAATTGTTAAGGATACCTCCCTTTTCGGCATCAACAAAAGCAAAAGAGGTCCGGGTATGCGTGCTGTATCCTTCGCCTCCTCCAACACGACAAGTAACCAAAAAGTCTTCGCCCTCCTGGGGACCAGCCCATCCAAGGTTGTTATTGGAACCATAAGAATACAAATGACGCGAATCCCGGATACGAAAATCGGCTACCCATTGGCTCATCAACTGCTGGTCGCCATTCAGTTCATTACCCAATCCAAGCATCATAAAAGAAGGGTGATTGCCAAAAGAATCCAATATCATCCTCCCCTCGCGTACCAGGAAATCGTTCAGTTCCTTTTTCTCGGGTTTAATGCTACCCCACAATGGTAACTCAACATGAAAATAGATGCCTTCTATATCTGCAGCCTCGAAAGCGGCACGCGGTGGCGTATAAGAATGGCAACGATAATGGTTGATGCCATAACTCTTGGCTATCTGAAATACTTTACGCCATGCCTCTACATCCATGGGAGCATAACCGGTAAGAGGAAATACACAAGCGTCGTGCTTACCACGCAGAAAAGTTTTGAATC is from uncultured Macellibacteroides sp. and encodes:
- a CDS encoding RagB/SusD family nutrient uptake outer membrane protein, translated to MKRRSVYILVCLVLSFTQFSCDDYLQEKPKDKLQYEDAYDNLANLYLNAVASLYTNIGGYSDSQGLQGTGRGVYDLNTFTTDEAIMPTRGGDWYDGGFWQGLYLHKWGVNNDAIQATWEYLYKVIVLSNKSIEKINEFKASHNDTELPSYLAEVRAMRAMYYYYLIDLFGRVPLVVSSSTPINEVTQNSRNEVFEFIVKELQEAAPLLSETHSNKPGIYYARITRPVVYFLLAKLALNAEVYTDNNWIDDVRPDGKNIYLNVGGKQLNAWKSVEAYCDSLTAFGYRLENEYDANFAVFNESSVENIFTIPMNKNLYTNQMQYPFRSRHYNHAKAYGFTSENGSSATIEVLRTFGYDTGEVDPRFDKCYFAGIVYDLKGNVVTLDNGTVLEYMPWNVAVDISNTPYEKTAGARMKKYEVDETATKDGKLMENDIVLFRYADVLLMKSEAKVRNGEDGDEELNRVRSRVGAPLRKATLSTILAERQLEFAWEGWRRQDLIRFGLFTRAYSNRPQLPDEENGYTTVFPIPERVRLMNPNLIQNPGY
- a CDS encoding glycoside hydrolase → MRNHVVLLILSLVLFSAYTGAKEPVNDRKQLSLSGEWKSSLGMCMLPGTTDENKLGSGEHSKTTTFQLTRTYPYTGMVEYTREVDIPVSFEGKHLSLVMERTKPSTLWIDGDSIGSLGHIYAPHVYELPANITSGKHQIKIRIDNSANSVPKDIQGSHAWTDGTQTNWNGIVGNFYIEAANHTYINNVQVYPQVKDKKALVRVKIKSDKGGKATILINGKAWNTPEDRSLRQQKFHVKVKAGENLYELLLDMGNDPLLWSEFHPALYKLNITIRKDKELDNQVLNFGMREFSTIGTQFAINGFKTFLRGKHDACVFPLTGYAPMDVEAWRKVFQIAKSYGINHYRCHSYTPPRAAFEAADIEGIYFHVELPLWGSIKPEKKELNDFLVREGRMILDSFGNHPSFMMLGLGNELNGDQQLMSQWVADFRIRDSRHLYSYGSNNNLGWAGPQEGEDFLVTCRVGGGEGYSTHTRTSFAFVDAEKGGILNNSRPSTAGTYSGAISRSKVPVISHESCQFQIYPDYSEIKKYTGVLYPYNLEIFRDRLKENNLTKQALAFHDATGRFAVECYKADMEYGFRTPGFGGFHILDLQDFPGQGSALVGILDAFMDSKGIVKPEVFRGFCAPVVPLAVMPDYCWRNNQTLTVDVALSNYTEADWKNEVRWSLTAKDVDWARNGVLSSNVVQGNVTTVGKIELPLQAIKKATQLVLTLETGGYRNQYNLWVYPDENESTKGIHIANTLDATTMKLLEQGAKVLLIPNHKEIEPQSVGALFTPDYWNYAMFKGISESAGKEVSPGTLSILANPEHPLFSNFPTEDHSDWQWWSIIHNSRPMILNNTPADYKPLIQVVDNVERNYKLGLLFEFTVNKGKLLVCMSNLANIQNTPEGVQFQNALIRYMNSTTFAPADHITWNELKALFTSDVKQKKIIEVKNITDYTKF